Within candidate division WOR-3 bacterium, the genomic segment ATATACTTTTATACTCAATATTTCCCTTATATTCTTCAATCTTTTTTATAAACGATTCAAGTTCAGAAATTAATGGGAAATTCTTTTTCTTTTTTAAAAAATCCAAAGCAAAATAAAGGGCATTTAATTCTTTTTCAGTAAAGATTATTTCAAGAGGATAAATATGAATTATATCTTCTTTTTGTTCAATATAATATTTTTTTGTAAAATTATCATATTTTACAGTTATTCCTCTATTTTTAAGTTCTTTTATATACCTGAAAATTGTTCTTTCACTTATTTCAAGATATTCTTTTAATTCTTCCAATCCATATCTGCCTCTTTTTAATAAATTTATAAATTCATTAAATCTCTGAATTTTTGATGTATATTTCATTTTTATATTATAAAGAAAAATGACATAATTTGTCACTAAAGAGTGTTATAATTAAAATATGATAAATGAAATTTTTGAAATAGAAGATTTAAAGATATATAGAAATAGCACAGTTATAAGGAATTTTAAAGAAAATTTAAAACTTTCTGATATCATCAAGATTGCCCTTATCGGAAAATTGAATACTCTTTTAATAGGAGAAAGAGGCGAAGGGAAAACAGTATTACTCCATGAGATAAACTCAATTTATTTTGATGAAAAAGGAATATATATAAGGGCAAGACCTGATATGAAATTAAAAGAAATCTTTGAAAGATTTAATATAGATAAATTTAAGTTTGAATTGAAAGAAATTAAGTATGCAAATTTTACAATGATAGATGAAATAAACAGGGCTCCGGAAATTATCCAGAACGAATTTTTCCATATTCTTGATGGATACATTGAATTTGAAAATAAAAAAATAATTTTGGGGAATGGATACCATATCACTTTTGCAACTGCAAACTATGAAAGAAAAGGGGGAATTATAAGGTATTCAGGAATATTTGATATGGATTCTTCAATAATTGACAGATTCCCTTTAATAATAAATGTTGATTATTTTAATCCTGACCCATTAGATGTAATTGAAATAATTGAGAATAATAAATATGAAATAAAGAGGAACGGGAATTATGTTGAACTATTTAAAAAAATTAATAAAGAAATTGAAAATGTTAAACTTACACTTGATGCAATAATTTCCATTCTTTATTTAAGATACGGGCTTGATTTTTGTAAAAAAAATAAACTCAATTCAAAAAGAATATCAATCAATTCCATACCTTCAATATGTGAGGGATGCCACAGGCTTGGAGAAGGATGTGGATATATTTTTCCACCGAGTATGAGATTCATAAAAAATTTAAATATCTTTTCAAAGGCAAAAAATCTTTATTTAAAACTCAAAGGAATAAAAAAAGAATATGTTGATTATATTGATATAATTGAGAGTTTTTCCTTTCTTTCTCCATTTAATGGAATTATAAATAATTATTTAATTGAAACAAAATATATGGGTGATGCATATCTTGCTTCAATGGAAATTGGAAGAATGATTAAAAGGAAAATTGAGGAGAAAAAAGAAATTTTAAAAGAATTATTTTTAAAAAGTTTTGAGGGAAAACTTGCCCAGAAAGACCTGGAAATGATTGAAGGGGAATGGAATTTTATAAAAAGAATAATTTATGAAATAAATCATATAGCAAAGGAAGAGGGGAACCTTTTAAAGATTAAGGAAAAAGAGAAAATTGAAAAAATTTTGAGTAAATATAAAAATCCACTCCTTCATTATTTTTTAAAAAATGATTGAAAAAATTTTTGAGGATATTGAAAGAAATCTTGATTTTATAGGAGGCTTTATTGAAGTTAAAAGAATTAAAGGCAGAGAAATAAGAGCAAGTATTGATGTTTATAAATGGAAAATTATTTTGGAAATAGGGGATGAAATAAAATGGAAAGATGAATTTATAAAGGATATATTGCTTCATGAAATAATGCACTGGAAAATATGTCCGATGGATATTTTTTATCATTATGAATTATTTGATTTATCCTTTAAAAATTTTAAAAATCCAGAAGATTCAGGTTATATTTTAAATGCCTTTGAGGACTTAATAGTGAATACCTATAATAAGTTTAAAAATCCGCCTTATGAGGGACAATTAGAATTTTTCAAATTACAAACTTCTCATTCCTTTTCACCTTTTTATTCATTCTTTGTAATATTGAATTTGTATTTATGGGATGAAGAAAAAAGGATAAAAGAAATCTTTAAAGATTTTCAAAATAATAAAGAAAAATATGAGGAAATAATTGAGGATGTAAAAAAATTATTTAAAAAATGGAATATACCTGAAAATAAAGAAGAAAGGATAGGATATTTAAAAAATCATGCTAACTGGAAATTTCTATTTAATGAATTTATAATTTTTTCAAAAAAATATTTCAGAGGTGAGAGGATTCCTTTATCAGTTTTATCATTTTTTGAAGAAGAGATGTCTTCAAATGAAAGTATTGAAAAATATATTAAATTGAAGGCAAAAAGGAGAGAAAAACCCTCTTTTATCTCATCTTTTTTATTTTATGATATTTATTATACAAGTATTTCACCTTATGTTGAAATTGAAACAGATGAAAGAAGTGGTTTTGAAATTCCTTTTATAAGTTATGGAAAGGAAAATTTTGATATAAAGAATCATTCCTTTTATGAAATAAACTTTAAAAGACCCTTCTTTGATAAAGATTCACCATTTAAAAATAATATAAATTTTTATGTTGAACCATTTAAAAAAGGAATATTTATTAAAAAAGGTGTTAAAGATTTTTTTCCTGATTTAATGTTTCTTGTTGATTCTTCCCATTCCATGACTTATGGGAGTGATAGTTTTTTGCCATGGGGAAAGAAATATCACAATCTTTTAATTGGGATTTATGGAATTTTTAACTTTTTAAAAATAAAAAGGATAGCACCCTATATTAAATATTCTTTAATAAACTTCAGTTCTAAAACAATTTCAACAGGATGGCTATCTTATAATGAAATTGATAAAATAAAAAAATTGCTCTTTTCACCGCAAAGGGGTAATACATATATTGATATTAAAAAAATAGAAGAGAACTTAAAGAATAATATTTTTATAATTTTCATCACCGATGGTGAAATTCATAACTGGAATAAAATAAGAAAAAGATTTATGGAAATTATTAAGAATTATAAATTTGTTTTGTTTCAGATAGAAAAGGAAAGTTCTGTTTATGAAGATTTAAAAGATAAAATACCCTGTTTTTTAATTGAAGATTCTGAAGATATACCTGAAAAAATAATTGAATACACAAAAGACGTATATGCTTAAAATAATACTTTTTGGTGAAGACCTTTCAAAAGTTATTTTAAAAAAGAAAAAAAGAATTAAAAAAACAAATGAAAAAGATTTAAATCCTCTTGAAAAAATAAAAAAAGCAATAGATTTATCAAAGAAGTTAGAAATTGAATATGTTGATTCAAAGGGTAAAGAGACAAGAAGGGTTATAAAACCTGAAAAAATAGAAAATGGCAAAATAATTGCCTATTGTTATTTAAGAAATGAATGGAGAAGTTTTAAAATTGATAGAATAAAAAAAATAGAAATGATATAATTTTTTAGATTATAATTAAAAAATGCAAAAATTAATCGGTGTAATAGGTGGCTCAGTTTGTTCAAGAGAAATCTATATATAGCCTATGAAGTTGGTAAAAATATTGTTAAAAGTGGTAATATATTAATATGTGGTGGTTTAAGTGGTGTTATGGAGGCTGCATGTAAAGGTGCTTATGAAGCAGGCGGGCTTACAATAGGTATATTGCCAGGAGATTTAAAGGAAGAAAGGAATAAATGGGTTAAAATACCTGTAGTTACCGGGATGGGTGAAGCAAGAAATGTTATAATAGTAAAGTCTGCTGATGGAGTAATTGCTATTGATGGTGAATATGGAACACTTATGGAACTTGCAATTTGTGGTAAAATTAATAAACCATTAATAAAAATTAAAGTGCCTTTTAAAATTGATATAGGTATTGAGGTGGATGATCCAGAAAGTGCTGTTGAACTTTTATTGAATCTTTTGAAGTGAAAAAAGAGAGAGTCCCTTGAGATGAAAAAAATTTTATTTATAAGTATTTTATTTTTGTTTATTTTCTGCGGAGAAGAAAAGATTAATTATCCTCCTTTAGGTGATGAATTTGAAGAAGTTTGGAAAGCTAAGGATATAGGTAAGGAGAAGGAGATAAATTATATTATTCCTTCAAATATTTATGAAGAAATTTTTTATTTTGTAGTTTTAGAAGATTATGAATATAAACATAATTCATATATTTATAAATTTGATTTTAAAAATGAAAATTTAGAGAAAATAGGGGATTTGCCTTATTGTTACACACCTTTTTCTTTATCCTTTCGTTTTCCTGAAAAAATTTTAACTTTTAATAAAGATTCGGTTTATATATTAAACATAGAAAATGGGGAGATAAAAAAGATAAAAATTCCTTATCTTCCAAGGTTTATTTCTTTTTCACCCTTTGATTCTCTTCAGTTTTTCATAATATGTGGCATTTTACTTATAAGCTCCTATAATTTTTTATCCTTTGATACTATTTTTCATTTTTCTTCTAATGTCTATTATTTATTTATCACAAAAAGAGGAGATATTTTTGCAGTTTCGGAGAATGAAATTTTGTTCTCAGGGGACAGCGGAAAAACATTTAATACAATTTATAATATGCCATTTAAAAAGGTTACCTTTGATGTAGATGGAAATGTGTATATAATTAAAGATAATAGTGTTTTAAAGTTAAGTAACGGGAATTTAATTTATGAGATAAATTTACCTTTTGAGTTAAATTTTTATTCCTTTACAGCTGGTAAGGACTTATTTATTTCAAATTTTATAAACAATGAATTAAGAGTATATAAATTAAAAAATGATAAATTTTTGGATATTTCATTTGGAATAAAATATACTCTTGCAGATTCTCAAATTCGCCATCTTATTTTAAAAGGTGATTCTAAATATTATCTCATGTATGCAGGTTCCTCTTACGGTAATCATATTTTATATTTCATAGATAGTGAATTCCCACCATGATTAATAATTTTTTACTCTCTCTTCACTTTTATATAGGAGTAGATTTATTTTACATAAAAATAGGTGATTTCAATGAACATTTTAATTTTCTTACAAAAAGGGCAAATGAGATTGGGTGGAAGGGTAATTTCAGAAAATTTAAAAATTTTAATTTTTCTCCGGTCTTATCTATAAATTTCAGGAATTTATATG encodes:
- a CDS encoding TIGR00725 family protein — protein: MFKRNLYIAYEVGKNIVKSGNILICGGLSGVMEAACKGAYEAGGLTIGILPGDLKEERNKWVKIPVVTGMGEARNVIIVKSADGVIAIDGEYGTLMELAICGKINKPLIKIKVPFKIDIGIEVDDPESAVELLLNLLK
- a CDS encoding AAA family ATPase, whose product is MINEIFEIEDLKIYRNSTVIRNFKENLKLSDIIKIALIGKLNTLLIGERGEGKTVLLHEINSIYFDEKGIYIRARPDMKLKEIFERFNIDKFKFELKEIKYANFTMIDEINRAPEIIQNEFFHILDGYIEFENKKIILGNGYHITFATANYERKGGIIRYSGIFDMDSSIIDRFPLIINVDYFNPDPLDVIEIIENNKYEIKRNGNYVELFKKINKEIENVKLTLDAIISILYLRYGLDFCKKNKLNSKRISINSIPSICEGCHRLGEGCGYIFPPSMRFIKNLNIFSKAKNLYLKLKGIKKEYVDYIDIIESFSFLSPFNGIINNYLIETKYMGDAYLASMEIGRMIKRKIEEKKEILKELFLKSFEGKLAQKDLEMIEGEWNFIKRIIYEINHIAKEEGNLLKIKEKEKIEKILSKYKNPLLHYFLKND
- a CDS encoding WYL domain-containing protein, whose protein sequence is MLKIILFGEDLSKVILKKKKRIKKTNEKDLNPLEKIKKAIDLSKKLEIEYVDSKGKETRRVIKPEKIENGKIIAYCYLRNEWRSFKIDRIKKIEMI